A portion of the Lolium rigidum isolate FL_2022 chromosome 1, APGP_CSIRO_Lrig_0.1, whole genome shotgun sequence genome contains these proteins:
- the LOC124656561 gene encoding mitogen-activated protein kinase kinase kinase 18-like, producing MGVVEWTRGPTIGRGSSATVSLAVDRLTGELLAVKSVGADRAAELRREQSILHGLSSPYVVRCLGSEVSSSEDGSGGYDMLIEYAPGGSLTDEIRRRGGRCEESLIRSRARDILRGLAHAHAAGVAHCDVKGRNVLIGTDGRAMIADFGCARRIADERLLGGGTPVFMAPEAARGEEQGPATDIWALGCTVIEMATGAAPWQRFGSTVATLHHVASSGESPELPRWLSDQGKDFLGRCLLQDAAERWTAEQLLDHEFVVAAAVSSSSSVPGIAEKGMFVSPKSVLDQALWEDDDDTTADTATACPIDRVRALAAGAPDWTWDASWITVHSSGTCGDDDNPAMLPDTDADSDSPVGSSSAGRAAEAGASSSQASHAGGDRYDDTSSCNGERSDDGDHVISSECTSLPITSNGFFSDMLLFVPAGCPSLPFPLLLFFVLFVSSLRSAPLLAL from the coding sequence ATGGGCGTCGTCGAGTGGACGCGGGGACCGACAATCGGCAGGGGCTCCTCCGCCACCGTATCGCTCGCCGTCGATCGCCTGACGGGCGAATTGCTCGCGGTGAAGTCCGTGGGTGCCGACCGGGCCGCCGAGCTCCGGCGGGAACAGAGCATCCTCCACGGCCTGAGCTCTCCGTACGTCGTGCGCTGCCTTGGCTCGGAAGTATCCTCGTCGGAGGACGGGAGCGGCGGCTACGACATGCTGATTGAGTACGCGCCCGGCGGGTCGCTGACTGACGAGatcaggcggcgcggcgggcggtGCGAAGAGTCCCTCAtccgttcccgcgcgcgcgacaTTTTGCGCGGGCTGGCGCACGCGCACGCCGCAGGGGTTGCGCACTGCGACGTCAAGGGCCGGAACGTGCTCATCGGCACCGACGGCCGCGCCATGATCGCCGACTTCGGGTGCGCGCGGCGCATTGCCGACGAGCGGCTGTTGGGAGGCGGCACGCCGGTATTCATGGCGCCCGAGGCCGCGCGGGGCGAGGAGCAGGGCCCGGCCACGGATATTTGGGCTCTGGGCTGCACGGTCATCGAGATGGCCACCGGCGCCGCGCCGTGGCAGCGGTTCGGCAGCACCGTGGCGACGCTGCACCACGTCGCGTCCTCAGGCGAGTCGCCGGAGCTGCCCCGCTGGCTGTCTGACCAAGGCAAGGATTTCCTGGGCAGGTGCCTGCTGCAGGACGCCGCGGAGCGGTGGACGGCGGAACAGCTGCTCGACCACGAGttcgtggtcgccgccgccgtgtcGTCTTCCAGCTCCGTGCCGGGGATCGCCGAGAAGGGGATGTTCGTGTCTCCCAAGAGCGTGCTCGACCAGGCATTgtgggaggacgacgacgacacgaCTGCGGACACCGCTACCGCCTGCCCCATCGACAGAGTCCGCGCCCTGGCCGCCGGCGCGCCGGACTGGACCTGGGACGCGAGCTGGATCACCGTCCATTCCTCCGGTACCTGCGGTGACGATGACAACCCCGCAATGTTGCCGGACACGGATGCTGACAGCGATTCTCCCGTCGGCAGCAGCTCCGCCGGGCGTGCGGCTGAGGCTGGTGCCTCGAGCAGCCAGGCCTCACATGCCGGCGGCGATCGTTACGATGACACGAGCAGCTGTAATGGGGAGCGGAGTGATGATGGTGATCACGTGATTAGCAGCGAATGTACATCCCTTCCAATCACAAGCAATGGATTCTTTTCGGATATGTTATTGTTTGTCCCGGCTGGCTGCCCAAGTTTACCTTTTCCCCTGCTGTTGTTCTTCGTGTTATTTGTTTCTTCCCTCCGATCCGCCCCACTATT